The genomic region AAGATCAGGATGATATGCAAGATCGGGCTCACGACCCGTTGCCCCTGACTGGGTTAAGAATACTCGACTTTGGGCATACGGTGATGGGTCCATCCTGCGGGCTTGTGCTCGCCGATCTAGGTGCCGATGTCACTCGCATAGAGCCAATAGCGGGCGATAGAACGCGCCGGCTGGGCGGTTTTGGCGCGGGCTTCTTCGCCGCATTCAATCGCAACAAATCCAGCATTGGCATCGACCTCAAAACGGCGGATGGACGTCGGGTCGCTGAGCAGCTAATACGAAACAGCGACGTGCTCATAGAGAACTTTGCACCCAAGACGATGCAACGCCTTGGGCTCGACTGGCCCATGGCCAGACGGCTTAACCCAAAGCTTGTGTATTGCTCCATGAAGGGCTACCTCTCCGGGCCGTATGAAGAGCTCCCCGCTCTCGATGAAGTTGTCCAAATGCAGTCGGGTCTTGCATTCATGACCGGCCCGGCGGGGCGTCCATTGCGGGCCGGCGCTTCTGTCGTTGACATTCTGGGAGGCATGTTCGGTGTCATTGCCATCCTCGCCGCACTGCGTGAGCGAGAGGCAACAGGGCTTGGCCAGTTGGTGAGGAGCTCCTTGTACGAGAGTGCCGTGTTCTTGATGTCACAGCACCTGGCAGTTAGCGCAACTTCTGCCGAACCACTTCAGCCAATGCCCGAGAAGAAGATCGCCTGGGCTGTTTACGATATCTTTCAGACGGCCGATCGGCCCGTATTTGTTGGTGTGACCAGTAACAAACACTGGGAGCGACTTCGCGAGCAATTCCGCTTTGGCGAATGGGCGCACGAAGCACAATTTTCGTCGCAGGACGGGCGTCTGGCAGCACGTGATGTTCTTATGAACCGCATCTCCTTTGCGTTTGCCAAGCTACCCGCCGAAGTCATTTTGGCAGGCTGTCGCAAGGCAAAAGTTCCTTGCGCCCCGGTCAACGCACCCGAGGATCTGGCAGAGGACGAGCATCTCGCGTGCCAAGGTGGCATGCATTCAATCGACATTGCACCCGGGTTGTCGGCCAGGTTACCGGCACTTCCCATCGAGATGGGTCAACGTCGGCTCCCACTTCGTGCACAACCACCCCTCGTTGGCAGTGGCGCGCACAATCGATTGCGCGAAGCCGGTTTGCGCGAGACCGAAATTGATGCTCTTGCGGCAACTGGTGTCCTGACTATCGACGGGCGCGAGCAATGAGCGCTTCCTATCCAAGACGAGTGCTGCTCCGCGAAGTTGGCGTTAGAGAGGGCTTTCAGTTTGAGAGCAATGTCGCACCAACCCGTAAAAAGGTCGCGTTGCTCAACGCGCTGGCCGAGACCGGGTTGACGCAAATCGAAGCGGCATCATTTGTTAGTCGCACCCGCGTTCCGGGATGGTCTGATGCTGAAGCGGTTGCGAATGCCCTCAACACAAAGCCTGACGTCCACTTTTTGGCCTTTTACATGAACGACCGAGGGCTTCAAAGAGCCCGCGCAGCAAACATGCTGACGATTCGCGGCAATCTTTATGCAACGGCTTCGCCCGACTTCCTTTACCGCAATACTGGTTGGACACCTGAGATAGAACTGGCGCGTGCCACCGCCATGGCAGCATCGCTTGCAGGTAATGGCATCAGCGTCTCGGAGCTAACCGTTATGGCGGCGTTTGGCTGTAACTATTCAGGGGAAGTAACCGCGGCGACCGTGATCGCGAAGATAGATCAACTACTGGCAGTTTGCCATGACCAGGGACACGGCGACAATCAAGTCTTCTGTCTCGCTGACACCATGGCTTGGGCGACACCTGCAAGCATGCGGCAAGTTATTGGCGCCGTTCGTGAGCGTTGGCCAACCCACAGAATCGCGCTGCACTTGCATGATACGCGAGGGCTCGCTATCGCCAATGCCATGGTGGGGCTGCAGATGGGAGTTGATTGTTTTGATGCTGCGGTGGCTGGCTTGGGCGGATGCCCGTTCG from Pseudomonadota bacterium harbors:
- a CDS encoding CoA transferase, encoding MGEDKDQDDMQDRAHDPLPLTGLRILDFGHTVMGPSCGLVLADLGADVTRIEPIAGDRTRRLGGFGAGFFAAFNRNKSSIGIDLKTADGRRVAEQLIRNSDVLIENFAPKTMQRLGLDWPMARRLNPKLVYCSMKGYLSGPYEELPALDEVVQMQSGLAFMTGPAGRPLRAGASVVDILGGMFGVIAILAALREREATGLGQLVRSSLYESAVFLMSQHLAVSATSAEPLQPMPEKKIAWAVYDIFQTADRPVFVGVTSNKHWERLREQFRFGEWAHEAQFSSQDGRLAARDVLMNRISFAFAKLPAEVILAGCRKAKVPCAPVNAPEDLAEDEHLACQGGMHSIDIAPGLSARLPALPIEMGQRRLPLRAQPPLVGSGAHNRLREAGLRETEIDALAATGVLTIDGREQ
- a CDS encoding hydroxymethylglutaryl-CoA lyase encodes the protein MSASYPRRVLLREVGVREGFQFESNVAPTRKKVALLNALAETGLTQIEAASFVSRTRVPGWSDAEAVANALNTKPDVHFLAFYMNDRGLQRARAANMLTIRGNLYATASPDFLYRNTGWTPEIELARATAMAASLAGNGISVSELTVMAAFGCNYSGEVTAATVIAKIDQLLAVCHDQGHGDNQVFCLADTMAWATPASMRQVIGAVRERWPTHRIALHLHDTRGLAIANAMVGLQMGVDCFDAAVAGLGGCPFAGHKGAAGNMCTEDFAFLCEELGVDTGIDVDQLGAVGRMAEEIVGHALPGRVKHGQSLSSYRNG